In one Portunus trituberculatus isolate SZX2019 chromosome 31, ASM1759143v1, whole genome shotgun sequence genomic region, the following are encoded:
- the LOC123511390 gene encoding uncharacterized protein LOC123511390, with translation MGRGHPAAMGQPHLNPCAAESWQLLLWPRDSSCHRIFTQGPCGETQEFYFNVAAGEGQCRCPRGSLLHPDSRRCHSRFSRGPCLPREYIDRYGKDLRHGEGTCRPFDECPPGQVFWPPDGQCYQHHTRGPCLNGYLIYVNPNTGFPDCGCERTVMFSNYWALTGLCFELFQRGPCLDGTIFLYNATRGATQCGCSPSILTNYHQDSGSCYELGQRGPCRPGQLLAFSPDTLATRCTCRPDHALWSPNGACYLLYSRGPCSKGHFFIPATNGTGKCQLYPCSGTRRYHPSSDTCYRLGRRGPCPLGSLFIYDEDTPLRGTCGCMPELVGFWPKDSRCYEVGSRGPCPRRQVLDHDKTSAKAHCICDLRKGYIAWEDDSCHLLNTRGPCPAGQRLMVKQWRPLTPVCTSDPAVPLTLEQDTPGADSPSQFQMSNSVTAARGDDTFNVGDTNATLAPPTSTSLPGPAPAPASTPGTRSGRSMSAGGEARGLLDSTHFLLPEEDDESSTFYTGHPEGRRSLDPWWGTPVPPS, from the exons ATGGGGCGCGGTCATCCCGCCGCCATGGGTCAACCACACCTTAACCCGTGCGCTGCAGAGTCGTGGCAGCTGCTTCTGTGGCCCAGGGACTCCTCCTGCCACCGAATATTCACTCAG GGTCCGTGTGGGGAGACTCAAGAATTTTACTTCAACGTGGCGGCAGGGGAGGGCCAGTGCCGGTGTCCTCGAGGCAGCCTCCTGCACCCTGACTCCCGCCGCTGCCACTCCCGCTTCTCCCGAGGACCCTGCCTGCCCAG GGAGTACATAGACAGATACGGGAAGGATCTGCGGCATGGAGAAGGGACGTGCCGCCCATTCGACGAGTGTCCGCCCGGCCAGGTGTTCTGGCCGCCCGATGGCCAGTGTTACCAACACCACACCCGCGGCCCTTGTCTCAATGGTTATCTCATCTACGTCAACCCCAACACCG GGTTCCCGGACTGTGGGTGTGAGCGGACCGTCATGTTCAGCAACTACTGGGCCTTGACGGGCCTATGTTTCGAGCTGTTCCAGCGCGGGCCGTGCCTGGACGGCACCATCTTCCTGTACAATGCCACACGCGGCGCCACGCAGTGTGGATGCAGCCCCTCCATCCTCACCAACTACCACCAGGACAGCGGCAGCTGCTACGAGCTTGGCCAGCGGGGACCCTGCCGCCCAGGCCAGCTGCTTGCCTTCAGTCCCGACACCCTGGCCACCCGATGTACCTGCAGACCTGATCACGCCTTGTGGTCACCCAATGGTGCCTGCTACCTCCTGTACTCCCGCGGGCCATGCTCCAAAGGACACTTCTTCATTCCTGCTACCAATGGCACGGGCAAGTGCCAGCTGTACCCTTGCTCTGGGACAAGACGCTACCATCCGTCCTCAGATACATGCTATAGATTGGGACGGCGAGGGCCCTGTCCCCTCGGCAGCCTATTTATCTATGATGAGGACACACCGCTGCGAGGCACGTGCGGCTGCATGCCAGAACTGGTAGGCTTCTGGCCCAAAGACAGTCGTTGCTACGAGGTGGGGAGCCGCGGGCCCTGTCCCCGACGGCAGGTCCTGGATCACGACAAGACCAGCGCCAAGGCCCATTGCATCTGTGATCTGAGAAAGGGGTATATAGCCTGGGAGGACGACAGCTGCCACCTGCTGAACACGCGCGGCCCTTGCCCCGCTGGACAGCGCCTTATGGTGAAGCAGTGGCGGCCCCTCACTCCTGTGTGCACCTCAGACCCCGCCGTGCCCCTCACCCTGGAGCAGGACACGCCTGGGGCAGACTCTCCCTCACAGTTCCAAATGAGTAACAGCGTGACGGCCGCGCGGGGAGACGACACCTTCAACGTGGGGGACACCAATGCAACCCTGGCGCCTCccacctctacctccctcccaGGCCCGGCGCCAGCCCCTGCCAGCACCCCCGGGACACGGTCTGGGCGCTCCATGTCAGCAGGAGGCGAGGCTCGGGGTCTTCTGGATTCAACTCATTTCCTACTGccggaggaggacgatgagtcTAGTACTTTCTATACAGGCCATCCCGAGGGGCGTCGTTCCCTAGATCCCTGGTGGGGCACCCCGGTGCCTCCGTCCTGA